One window from the genome of Thermaerobacter marianensis DSM 12885 encodes:
- a CDS encoding TIGR00269 family protein, whose amino-acid sequence MKCTKCGEQAVVPIRRHNAAFCTEHFFEYFENQVQRAIKEHRMFTHDDRILVAVSGGKDSLAIWDVLLRLGYEAHGLYIDLGIGEYSKRSTEKVRRFAEERGAVLRVVSVEEEYGLGTTELARKAGRPACSACGLNKRYLFNREALAGGYDVIVTGHNLDDEAATLLGNVLHWNTGYLARQAPVLEASAPNLVKKVKPLYRLTEREIASYAVLRGIDYIVEECPMAKGAKSIQYKHILNQLEELSPGAKARFLFGFLEHGRPHFEQERQQVEVRPCRICGQPTTAEICAHCRMMQRVGVAVAGD is encoded by the coding sequence GTGAAGTGCACCAAGTGCGGCGAGCAGGCGGTCGTGCCGATCCGCCGGCACAACGCGGCGTTCTGCACCGAGCACTTCTTCGAGTACTTCGAGAACCAGGTCCAGCGTGCCATCAAGGAACACCGCATGTTCACCCACGACGACAGGATCCTGGTGGCCGTCTCGGGCGGCAAGGACAGCCTGGCCATCTGGGACGTGCTGCTGCGCCTGGGTTACGAAGCCCACGGCCTCTACATCGACCTGGGCATCGGCGAGTACTCCAAGCGCTCCACCGAGAAGGTGCGCCGGTTCGCCGAGGAACGCGGTGCCGTCCTGCGCGTCGTGTCGGTGGAGGAGGAGTACGGCCTGGGCACCACAGAGCTGGCGCGCAAGGCCGGCCGGCCCGCGTGCTCGGCTTGCGGGCTCAACAAGCGGTACCTGTTCAACCGCGAGGCCCTGGCCGGCGGGTACGACGTGATCGTCACCGGGCACAACCTGGACGACGAGGCCGCCACCCTCCTGGGTAACGTGCTCCACTGGAACACCGGGTACCTGGCGCGCCAGGCGCCGGTGCTGGAGGCCAGCGCGCCCAACCTGGTCAAGAAGGTCAAGCCGCTGTACCGGCTGACCGAACGCGAGATCGCGTCCTATGCCGTCCTGCGGGGCATCGACTACATCGTCGAGGAGTGCCCCATGGCCAAGGGCGCCAAGTCCATCCAGTACAAGCACATCCTCAACCAGCTGGAAGAACTCTCGCCCGGCGCCAAGGCGCGCTTTTTGTTCGGGTTCCTGGAGCACGGGCGGCCCCACTTCGAACAGGAGCGCCAGCAGGTGGAGGTGCGGCCGTGCCGGATCTGCGGCCAGCCCACCACCGCGGAGATCTGCGCCCACTGTCGCATGATGCAGCGCGTGGGCGTCGCGGTGGCGGGCGACTGA
- a CDS encoding zinc ribbon-containing protein → MARTGEEPGPGIYTCTRCGQSVRLDDAGDRLPPCPDCRNTEFVRAVGDPAAAGTSARLDEPAWRNDRGPHGRP, encoded by the coding sequence ATGGCCCGTACGGGCGAAGAACCCGGCCCGGGGATCTACACCTGCACCCGGTGCGGGCAGTCGGTGCGGCTGGACGACGCGGGCGATCGCCTGCCGCCCTGTCCCGACTGCCGGAACACCGAGTTCGTCCGCGCGGTGGGCGACCCGGCGGCGGCCGGGACCAGCGCCCGGCTGGACGAACCGGCATGGCGCAACGACCGGGGCCCGCATGGCCGGCCCTGA